A single window of Labeo rohita strain BAU-BD-2019 chromosome 4, IGBB_LRoh.1.0, whole genome shotgun sequence DNA harbors:
- the LOC127164192 gene encoding gastrula zinc finger protein XlCGF8.2DB isoform X3, with translation MAFIKQESEDIKIVEVFSIKQEDTEEQTDLIALKEEREVLNEIEEKDQYENRHDFITGEKSFCSSQSEKTFTRKRAQRTDIKSHFTCFQCGKSFSQQAYLNRHMRIHNREKLNKSPQCGESLTQNGKLDVHRQIHTMENIYTCQQCGNGFTHKGNLNRHMRVHTGEKPFTCYQCGKSFNQQGNLDRHMEIHNKEKPNTSPQRRKSFSQSGNLDVHRQMHTMESPFTCQQCGSSFTRKGSLNMHMRSHTGEKPFICQWCGKSFSVHGNLKVHMRIHTGEKPFTCKQCGKNFSQYANLEAHMRIHTGEKPFTCKQCGISFNRKGNLNYHMRVHTGKKPFTCHP, from the coding sequence ACCTAATAGCACTGAAAGAGGAGAGGGAAGTACTGAATGAAATTGAAGAGAAAGATCAGTATGAGAATCGTCATGATTTCATAACCGGAGAAAAATCTTTTTGTTCCTCACAATCTGAAAAGACTTTCACAAGAAAAAGAGCTCAAAGGACAGACATTAAGAGTCATTTCACTTGctttcagtgtggaaagagtttcagtcaACAAGCATACCTTAACAGGCATATGAGAATTCACAATAGAGAGAAGCTTAACAAATCCCCTCAGTGTGGAGAGAGTTTAACTCAAAATGGAAAGCTTGACGTTCACAGGCAAATTCACACTATGGAGAACATTTATActtgccaacagtgtggaaacgGTTTCACTCATAAAGGAAACCTTAACAGGCACATGAGAGTTCATACAGGAGAGAAGCCTTTTACATGctatcagtgtggaaagagtttcaatCAACAAGGAAACCTTGACAGGCACATGGAAATTCACAATAAAGAGAAGCCTAACACATCCCCTCAGCGTAGAAAAAGTTTCAGTCAAAGTGGAAACCTTGATGTCCACAGGCAAATGCACACTATGGAGAGCCCTTTTActtgccaacagtgtggaagcAGTTTCACTCGTAAAGGAAGCCTTAACATGCACATGAGAAGTCATACAGGAGAGAAGCCTTTCATCTGCCAGtggtgtggaaagagtttcagtgTACATGGAAACCTTAAagtccacatgagaattcacacagGAGAGAAGCCTTTTACCTgcaaacagtgtggaaagaatTTTAGTCAATATGCAAATCTTGAAgctcacatgagaattcacactggagagaagcctttcacCTGCAAACAGTGTGGAATAAGTTTCAACCGAAAAGGAAACCTTAATTATCACATGAGAGTCCACACTGGAAAGAAACCCTTCACCTGCCATCCGTGA
- the LOC127164192 gene encoding gastrula zinc finger protein XlCGF8.2DB isoform X5, with the protein MLFIKEESEGTKSEEAFRVHHEDTEEQTDLIALKEEREVLNEIEEKDQYENRHDFITGEKSFCSSQSEKTFTRKRAQRTDIKSHFTCFQCGKSFSQQAYLNRHMRIHNREKLNKSPQCGESLTQNGKLDVHRQIHTMENIYTCQQCGNGFTHKGNLNRHMRVHTGEKPFTCYQCGKSFNQQGNLDRHMEIHNKEKPNTSPQRRKSFSQSGNLDVHRQMHTMESPFTCQQCGSSFTRKGSLNMHMRSHTGEKPFICQWCGKSFSVHGNLKVHMRIHTGEKPFTCKQCGKNFSQYANLEAHMRIHTGEKPFTCKQCGISFNRKGNLNYHMRVHTGKKPFTCHP; encoded by the coding sequence ACCTAATAGCACTGAAAGAGGAGAGGGAAGTACTGAATGAAATTGAAGAGAAAGATCAGTATGAGAATCGTCATGATTTCATAACCGGAGAAAAATCTTTTTGTTCCTCACAATCTGAAAAGACTTTCACAAGAAAAAGAGCTCAAAGGACAGACATTAAGAGTCATTTCACTTGctttcagtgtggaaagagtttcagtcaACAAGCATACCTTAACAGGCATATGAGAATTCACAATAGAGAGAAGCTTAACAAATCCCCTCAGTGTGGAGAGAGTTTAACTCAAAATGGAAAGCTTGACGTTCACAGGCAAATTCACACTATGGAGAACATTTATActtgccaacagtgtggaaacgGTTTCACTCATAAAGGAAACCTTAACAGGCACATGAGAGTTCATACAGGAGAGAAGCCTTTTACATGctatcagtgtggaaagagtttcaatCAACAAGGAAACCTTGACAGGCACATGGAAATTCACAATAAAGAGAAGCCTAACACATCCCCTCAGCGTAGAAAAAGTTTCAGTCAAAGTGGAAACCTTGATGTCCACAGGCAAATGCACACTATGGAGAGCCCTTTTActtgccaacagtgtggaagcAGTTTCACTCGTAAAGGAAGCCTTAACATGCACATGAGAAGTCATACAGGAGAGAAGCCTTTCATCTGCCAGtggtgtggaaagagtttcagtgTACATGGAAACCTTAAagtccacatgagaattcacacagGAGAGAAGCCTTTTACCTgcaaacagtgtggaaagaatTTTAGTCAATATGCAAATCTTGAAgctcacatgagaattcacactggagagaagcctttcacCTGCAAACAGTGTGGAATAAGTTTCAACCGAAAAGGAAACCTTAATTATCACATGAGAGTCCACACTGGAAAGAAACCCTTCACCTGCCATCCGTGA
- the LOC127164192 gene encoding gastrula zinc finger protein XlCGF8.2DB isoform X6: protein MAFIKEETEEMKIEETIGVKSEDTEEQTDLIALKEEREVLNEIEEKDQYENRHDFITGEKSFCSSQSEKTFTRKRAQRTDIKSHFTCFQCGKSFSQQAYLNRHMRIHNREKLNKSPQCGESLTQNGKLDVHRQIHTMENIYTCQQCGNGFTHKGNLNRHMRVHTGEKPFTCYQCGKSFNQQGNLDRHMEIHNKEKPNTSPQRRKSFSQSGNLDVHRQMHTMESPFTCQQCGSSFTRKGSLNMHMRSHTGEKPFICQWCGKSFSVHGNLKVHMRIHTGEKPFTCKQCGKNFSQYANLEAHMRIHTGEKPFTCKQCGISFNRKGNLNYHMRVHTGKKPFTCHP from the coding sequence ACCTAATAGCACTGAAAGAGGAGAGGGAAGTACTGAATGAAATTGAAGAGAAAGATCAGTATGAGAATCGTCATGATTTCATAACCGGAGAAAAATCTTTTTGTTCCTCACAATCTGAAAAGACTTTCACAAGAAAAAGAGCTCAAAGGACAGACATTAAGAGTCATTTCACTTGctttcagtgtggaaagagtttcagtcaACAAGCATACCTTAACAGGCATATGAGAATTCACAATAGAGAGAAGCTTAACAAATCCCCTCAGTGTGGAGAGAGTTTAACTCAAAATGGAAAGCTTGACGTTCACAGGCAAATTCACACTATGGAGAACATTTATActtgccaacagtgtggaaacgGTTTCACTCATAAAGGAAACCTTAACAGGCACATGAGAGTTCATACAGGAGAGAAGCCTTTTACATGctatcagtgtggaaagagtttcaatCAACAAGGAAACCTTGACAGGCACATGGAAATTCACAATAAAGAGAAGCCTAACACATCCCCTCAGCGTAGAAAAAGTTTCAGTCAAAGTGGAAACCTTGATGTCCACAGGCAAATGCACACTATGGAGAGCCCTTTTActtgccaacagtgtggaagcAGTTTCACTCGTAAAGGAAGCCTTAACATGCACATGAGAAGTCATACAGGAGAGAAGCCTTTCATCTGCCAGtggtgtggaaagagtttcagtgTACATGGAAACCTTAAagtccacatgagaattcacacagGAGAGAAGCCTTTTACCTgcaaacagtgtggaaagaatTTTAGTCAATATGCAAATCTTGAAgctcacatgagaattcacactggagagaagcctttcacCTGCAAACAGTGTGGAATAAGTTTCAACCGAAAAGGAAACCTTAATTATCACATGAGAGTCCACACTGGAAAGAAACCCTTCACCTGCCATCCGTGA
- the LOC127164192 gene encoding gastrula zinc finger protein XlCGF8.2DB isoform X4, with translation MAFIKEESEDMEIEEAFRVKHEDTEEQTDLIALKEEREVLNEIEEKDQYENRHDFITGEKSFCSSQSEKTFTRKRAQRTDIKSHFTCFQCGKSFSQQAYLNRHMRIHNREKLNKSPQCGESLTQNGKLDVHRQIHTMENIYTCQQCGNGFTHKGNLNRHMRVHTGEKPFTCYQCGKSFNQQGNLDRHMEIHNKEKPNTSPQRRKSFSQSGNLDVHRQMHTMESPFTCQQCGSSFTRKGSLNMHMRSHTGEKPFICQWCGKSFSVHGNLKVHMRIHTGEKPFTCKQCGKNFSQYANLEAHMRIHTGEKPFTCKQCGISFNRKGNLNYHMRVHTGKKPFTCHP, from the exons ATGgcgtttattaaagaggagagtgaagacatgGAGATTGAAGAAGCTTTCAGagtcaaacatgaagatactgaggaacaaacag ACCTAATAGCACTGAAAGAGGAGAGGGAAGTACTGAATGAAATTGAAGAGAAAGATCAGTATGAGAATCGTCATGATTTCATAACCGGAGAAAAATCTTTTTGTTCCTCACAATCTGAAAAGACTTTCACAAGAAAAAGAGCTCAAAGGACAGACATTAAGAGTCATTTCACTTGctttcagtgtggaaagagtttcagtcaACAAGCATACCTTAACAGGCATATGAGAATTCACAATAGAGAGAAGCTTAACAAATCCCCTCAGTGTGGAGAGAGTTTAACTCAAAATGGAAAGCTTGACGTTCACAGGCAAATTCACACTATGGAGAACATTTATActtgccaacagtgtggaaacgGTTTCACTCATAAAGGAAACCTTAACAGGCACATGAGAGTTCATACAGGAGAGAAGCCTTTTACATGctatcagtgtggaaagagtttcaatCAACAAGGAAACCTTGACAGGCACATGGAAATTCACAATAAAGAGAAGCCTAACACATCCCCTCAGCGTAGAAAAAGTTTCAGTCAAAGTGGAAACCTTGATGTCCACAGGCAAATGCACACTATGGAGAGCCCTTTTActtgccaacagtgtggaagcAGTTTCACTCGTAAAGGAAGCCTTAACATGCACATGAGAAGTCATACAGGAGAGAAGCCTTTCATCTGCCAGtggtgtggaaagagtttcagtgTACATGGAAACCTTAAagtccacatgagaattcacacagGAGAGAAGCCTTTTACCTgcaaacagtgtggaaagaatTTTAGTCAATATGCAAATCTTGAAgctcacatgagaattcacactggagagaagcctttcacCTGCAAACAGTGTGGAATAAGTTTCAACCGAAAAGGAAACCTTAATTATCACATGAGAGTCCACACTGGAAAGAAACCCTTCACCTGCCATCCGTGA
- the LOC127164195 gene encoding gastrula zinc finger protein XlCGF57.1-like isoform X1, whose product MAFIKEESEDVRIEEAFEVKHEDTEEQTDLMALKEEELTKIEETDQYERRVCLSVETSIQSETTSQKKVQKTESNSDFTCNQCGKCLKQKYNLQMHMKVHSGEKPFKCQLCEKRFSRKENLKRHMNSHTGMKPFICQQCGKCLAHKQSLESHMKCHTGEKPFTCDQCGKSFRHKVSFDYHRKREHSGVNGFTCHRCGESVSCKGSLKTHMRLHAGENPFTCNLCGKGFLYKAHFDTHMRVHTGEKPFTCKLCGKSFARKGSLKVHMVVHTGEKPFPCDQCGKCFRHKTTLDIHMKTHTGESPYTCKLCERSFSSKSTLDAHMRNHTGEKPFTCKLCGKSFAQNGNLKVHMKTHTGEKPFVCPQCGKCFTRETNLTSHMRLHSRENCFNCHQCGQGFPDKRRLTWHEKKSFSKDVFHVPRVWKDFQI is encoded by the exons ATGGcatttattaaagaggagagtgaagacgTGAGGATTGAAGAAGCATTTGAAGTGAAACATGAAGATACAgaagaacaaacag ACCTGATGGCGCTGAAAGAAGAAGAACTGACAAAGATAGAAGAGACAGATCAATATGAGAGACGTGTTTGCTTATCTGTGGAAACATCCATACAGTCCGAAACAacttcacaaaaaaaagttcagaagaccGAATCCAACAGTGACTTCACCTGTAATCAGTGTGGAAAGTGTCTCAAGCAAAAATATAACCTTCAAATGCACATGAAAGTTCACAGTGGAGAGAAGCCCTTCAAATGCCAACTGTGTGAAAAGAGATTCTCACGTAAAGAAAATCTTAAACGCCACATGAATAGTCACACTGGAATGAAGCCCTTCATTTGTCAACAGTGTGGAAAATGTTTAGCACATAAACAAAGCCTTGAATCCCACATGAAAtgtcacactggagagaagccattcacatgtgatcagtgtggaaagagtttcagacATAAAGTATCCTTTGATTACCACAGGAAGAGAGAACATTCAGGAGTGAACGGTTTTACATGTCATCGGTGTGGAGAGAGTGTCAGTTGTAAAGGAAGCCTCAAGACACATATGAGACTTCACGCTGGAGAGAATCCTTTTACTTGCAATCTGTGTGGGAAGGGCTTCCTATATAAAGCACACTTTGATAcccacatgagagttcacactggagagaagccttttaCCTGCAAACTGTGTGGAAAGAGCTTCGCACGCAAAGGATCTCTTAAGGTTCACATGGttgttcacactggagagaagccgtttccatgtgatcagtgtggaaagTGTTTCAGACATAAAACAACCCTTGATATACACATGAAaactcacactggagagagTCCTTACACCTGCAAACTGTGTGAGAGGAGTTTCTCAAGTAAATCAACCCTTGATGCCCACATGAGAAATCACACAGGAGAGAAACCCTTCACCTGCAAACTGTGTGGGAAGAGCTTCGCACAAAATGGAAATCTTAAGGTTCACATGAAAACTCACACAGGAGAGAAGCCTTTCGTgtgtcctcagtgtggaaaatGTTTTACACGTGAAACAAACCTTACTAGCCACATGAGGCTTCATTCAAGAGAGAACTGTTTTAACTGTCATCAGTGTGGACAGGGATTCCCAGACAAGAGACGCCTTACCTGgcatgaaaaaaagtcattctCGAAAGACGTCTTTCACGTGCCACGAGTGTGGAAAGACTTTCAGATTTAA
- the LOC127164195 gene encoding gastrula zinc finger protein XlCGF57.1-like isoform X2, which translates to MALKEEELTKIEETDQYERRVCLSVETSIQSETTSQKKVQKTESNSDFTCNQCGKCLKQKYNLQMHMKVHSGEKPFKCQLCEKRFSRKENLKRHMNSHTGMKPFICQQCGKCLAHKQSLESHMKCHTGEKPFTCDQCGKSFRHKVSFDYHRKREHSGVNGFTCHRCGESVSCKGSLKTHMRLHAGENPFTCNLCGKGFLYKAHFDTHMRVHTGEKPFTCKLCGKSFARKGSLKVHMVVHTGEKPFPCDQCGKCFRHKTTLDIHMKTHTGESPYTCKLCERSFSSKSTLDAHMRNHTGEKPFTCKLCGKSFAQNGNLKVHMKTHTGEKPFVCPQCGKCFTRETNLTSHMRLHSRENCFNCHQCGQGFPDKRRLTWHEKKSFSKDVFHVPRVWKDFQI; encoded by the coding sequence ATGGCGCTGAAAGAAGAAGAACTGACAAAGATAGAAGAGACAGATCAATATGAGAGACGTGTTTGCTTATCTGTGGAAACATCCATACAGTCCGAAACAacttcacaaaaaaaagttcagaagaccGAATCCAACAGTGACTTCACCTGTAATCAGTGTGGAAAGTGTCTCAAGCAAAAATATAACCTTCAAATGCACATGAAAGTTCACAGTGGAGAGAAGCCCTTCAAATGCCAACTGTGTGAAAAGAGATTCTCACGTAAAGAAAATCTTAAACGCCACATGAATAGTCACACTGGAATGAAGCCCTTCATTTGTCAACAGTGTGGAAAATGTTTAGCACATAAACAAAGCCTTGAATCCCACATGAAAtgtcacactggagagaagccattcacatgtgatcagtgtggaaagagtttcagacATAAAGTATCCTTTGATTACCACAGGAAGAGAGAACATTCAGGAGTGAACGGTTTTACATGTCATCGGTGTGGAGAGAGTGTCAGTTGTAAAGGAAGCCTCAAGACACATATGAGACTTCACGCTGGAGAGAATCCTTTTACTTGCAATCTGTGTGGGAAGGGCTTCCTATATAAAGCACACTTTGATAcccacatgagagttcacactggagagaagccttttaCCTGCAAACTGTGTGGAAAGAGCTTCGCACGCAAAGGATCTCTTAAGGTTCACATGGttgttcacactggagagaagccgtttccatgtgatcagtgtggaaagTGTTTCAGACATAAAACAACCCTTGATATACACATGAAaactcacactggagagagTCCTTACACCTGCAAACTGTGTGAGAGGAGTTTCTCAAGTAAATCAACCCTTGATGCCCACATGAGAAATCACACAGGAGAGAAACCCTTCACCTGCAAACTGTGTGGGAAGAGCTTCGCACAAAATGGAAATCTTAAGGTTCACATGAAAACTCACACAGGAGAGAAGCCTTTCGTgtgtcctcagtgtggaaaatGTTTTACACGTGAAACAAACCTTACTAGCCACATGAGGCTTCATTCAAGAGAGAACTGTTTTAACTGTCATCAGTGTGGACAGGGATTCCCAGACAAGAGACGCCTTACCTGgcatgaaaaaaagtcattctCGAAAGACGTCTTTCACGTGCCACGAGTGTGGAAAGACTTTCAGATTTAA